The following are encoded together in the Dama dama isolate Ldn47 chromosome 27, ASM3311817v1, whole genome shotgun sequence genome:
- the CHMP1B gene encoding charged multivesicular body protein 1b, with amino-acid sequence MSNMEKHLFNLKFAAKELGRSAKKCDKEEKAEKAKIKKAIQKGNMEVARIHAENAIRQKNQAVNFLRMSARVDAVAARVQTAVTMGKVTKSMAGVVKSMDATLKTMNLEKISALMDKFEHQFETLDVQTQQMEDTMSSTTTLTTPQGQVDMLLQEMADEAGLDLNMELPQGQTGSVGTSVASAEQDELSQRLARLRDQV; translated from the coding sequence AAGTTCGCGGCCAAGGAACTGGGCAGGAGTGCCAAAAAATGCGACAAGGAGGAAAAGGCCGAAAAGGCCAAGATTAAAAAGGCCATTCAGAAGGGCAATATGGAAGTTGCGAGGATTCACGCCGAGAACGCGATTCGCCAGAAGAACCAGGCGGTGAATTTCTTGAGGATGAGCGCGCGGGTGGACGCAGTGGCCGCCAGGGTCCAGACGGCCGTGACGATGGGCAAGGTGACCAAGTCGATGGCCGGAGTGGTTAAGTCGATGGACGCGACATTGAAGACCATGAATCTCGAGAAGATCTCCGCCCTGATGGACAAGTTCGAGCACCAGTTCGAGACGCTGGACGTTCAGACGCAGCAGATGGAGGATACGATGAGCAGCACGACGACGCTGACCACTCCCCAAGGCCAGGTGGACATGCTGCTGCAGGAAATGGCAGACGAGGCCGGCCTCGACCTCAACATGGAGCTGCCGCAGGGCCAGACCGGCTCCGTGGGCACGAGCGTGGCCTCGGCCGAGCAGGACGAACTGTCCCAGAGGTTGGCCCGCCTGCGGGACCAGGTGTGA
- the GNAL gene encoding guanine nucleotide-binding protein G(olf) subunit alpha isoform X2 — protein sequence MFDVGGQRDERRKWIQCFNDVTAIIYVAACSSYNMVIREDNNTNRLRESLDLFESIWNNRWLRTISIILFLNKQDMLAEKVLAGKSKIEDYFPEYANYTVPEDATPDAGEDPKVTRAKFFIRDLFLRISTATGDGKHYCYPHFTCAVDTENIRRVFNDCRDIIQRMHLKQYELL from the exons ATGTTTGATGTCGGAGGCCAGAGGgatgagagaagaaaatggatCCAATGCTTCAACG acgTCACTGCTATCATCTATGTGGCCGCTTGCAGCAGCTACAACATGGTCATCCGGGAAGACAACAACACCAACCGCCTGCGGGAGTCGCTGGACCTTTTCGAGAGCATCTGGAACAACAG GTGGTTGCGCACCATTTCCATTATCTTGTTCCTGAACAAACAGGATATGCTGGCAGAAAAAGTGCTGGCGGGGAAATCAAAAATTGAAGACTATTTCCCAGAGTACGCAAATTATACTGTTCCTGAAGACG CGACGCCGGATGCGGGAGAAGACCCCAAAGTCACGAGAGCGAAATTCTTCATCCGGGACCTGTTCCTG CGTATCAGCACGGCCACCGGCGACGGCAAGCACTACTGCTACCCTCACTTCACGTGCGCCGTGGACACGGAGAACATCCGCCGCGTCTTCAACGACTGCAGGGACATCATCCAGCGGATGCACCTCAAGCAGTACGAGCTCCTGTGA